A genomic segment from Lytechinus variegatus isolate NC3 chromosome 10, Lvar_3.0, whole genome shotgun sequence encodes:
- the LOC121422991 gene encoding cortactin-binding protein 2-like, which translates to MYTRYLKCWHHLLLESQGTLDACSTIRLKIPLLTTKLNCTMVFDTEGHFALLRAVSAGRPRQVRLLLESGIGVNHADANGQSPLIRAMFVENSRYRMKIIRMLLRRGASVAHRDYLGRSALAWACLRGLDCVVEVLLKKADGDINLNDTDVSYCTPLFHAATSGNAASTKLLVDALRRYDLSVDISNEDGLTPLMQAIRLGNDVCASILLHQGKASVSIRDNNRRSALDWAEATTTHCHIKTNFLPLIEKSKIERPKAGKSGRRGRFISVSSMNDDSDSSDNESRYSHDTFAKDGNQLDRDDMSEFSDDKSLCSCSSSNTSSSCESSPETIRRMFCRSQISSCKGSRCSSLTDSSDVFNDDLTTKQQPDQKHLLPLLYSAYSVQLTDTFRPGYQPSSARAPSADGDHYHDGNCQLECCTTAENGIELSEEKILKVVHANRKQRENQSKQNPVTPRRATQSSRLPSLRRQVTNRRFREAYKNHLESSTNQINGHAEQSSDDVPEKQTKGANDNDEQKQTFPSISPGKRSLVGIDNAEKSGELLKKDIDKILSSSANYISI; encoded by the exons ATGTATACTCGATACCTTAAATGTTGGCATCATCTACTTCTCGAGTCACAAGGTACTCTGGACGCCTGCTCAACAATACGACTCAAGATCCCACTCCTGACAACAAAACTGAATTGCACCATGGTGTTTGATACTGAAGGCCATTTTGCCCTGTTAAGGGCAGTGTCAGCCGGTCGGCCCCGACAGGTTCGGCTTCTCCTGGAATCGGGCATTGGTGTGAATCACGCAGATGCAAACGGGCAATCGCCTCTCATCCGAGCAATGTTTGTTGAGAACTCACGCTATCGCATGAAAATTATTCGAATGTTGCTCCGTCGTGGTGCCTCGGTGGCACATCGAGACTATCTTGGACGCAGTGCACTGGCCTGGGCTTGCCTTCGCGGGTTGGACTGTGTGGTGGAAGTTCTTCTTAAAAAGGCTGATGGGGACATCAACCTGAATGACACCGATGTGAGCTACTGCACCCCTCTGTTCCATGCTGCAACATCTGGCAATGCAGCTTCTACGAAACTCCTGGTAGATGCACTCCGTCGGTATGACCTCAGTGTTGACATATCAAATGAAGATGGACTCACACCTCTCATGCAAGCAATCCGACTTGGCAATGATGTCTGTGCGAGTATCCTCCTCCACCAAGGGAAGGCCTCTGTATCCATTCGGGACAATAACCGACGAAGTGCCCTCGATTGGGCCGAGGCTACAACCACACATTGCCACATCAAGACTAACTTCCTGCCGCTGATAGAGAAATCGAAGATCGAGCGACCAAAAGCAGGGAAATCTGGACGGCGAGGCCGTTTCATATCCGTTTCCTCCATGAACGACGACAGCGACTCCTCCGACAACGAATCTAGGTATTCACACGATACATTTGCTAAAGACGGAAACCAGTTAGATCGTGACGACATGAGTGAATTCAGTGATGACAAGTCGTTATGTTCTTGTTCGAGTAGCAATACCTCCTCTTCTTGTGAATCCTCCCCGGAAACCATTCGAAGAATGTTTTGCAGATCACAGATCTCCTCCTGCAAAGGGTCCAGGTGCTCTAGCCTTACCGATAGCAGTGATGTCTTCAACGATGACCTGACCACGAAGCAACAACCAGATCAGAAACACCTTCTACCATTGCTGTACAGTGCTTACTCGGTACAGTTGACAGACACCTTCAGGCCAGGTTATCAGCCGTCTTCAGCCAGGGCTCCATCAGCAGATGGTGACCACTACCATGATGGGAACTGCCAACTTGAATGCTGCACAACTGCAGAGAATGGCATCGAGTTATCGGAAGAGAAGATACTGAAGGTAGTTCACGCCAACAGGAAACAGAGAGAGAACCAATCAAAACAGAATCCAGTAACAC CTCGTAGAGCCACCCAATCATCCCGCCTTCCAAGCCTGCGACGTCAAGTCACCAACAGAAGATTTCGGGAGGCGTACAAAAACCACCTCGAATCTTCGACCAATCAAATCAACGGACATGCGGAGCAGTCTTCTGATGACGTCCCAGAGAAGCAAACGAAAGGAGCCAATGACAACGACGAACAGAAGCAGACCTTTCCCTCCATCTCCCCCGGCAAACGATCGCTCGTTGGCATCGATAACGCGGAAAAGTCTGGTGAACTTTTGAAGAAAGATATTGATAAGATTCTTTCAAGTAGTGCAAACTATATTTCTATTTAA